The following DNA comes from Mesoplasma sp. JKS002658.
TTTTTTCTTTGTCACTTAAGCCTAAAAGGTCAACAAAAGCTTTGATTTGATTTGAAGGTAAAGTTTCACTAATTACGCCAGCATAATCAAATAAAGCAAGGTTGAAACAACTATATTCAAAATCAATCAGTTTTAACTGATCATCAACAAAAAGAAAGTTGCCAGGAACCATGTCGTTGTGCGATAAACAAACCTTAAATTCTGGTTCGTATCATCTGGTGATAATTTGATCAAGTTTGGTTTGATAACTCGATAGATCAACTAGGGGGTTTTGAATTTTTGTGACAAACTTATTTAAATATTCTCTTGCTTCAAAGAAGGGCATTTCTACTTCTAAATGATGGTATGCTTCAATGATCTTAATCATTGCAGTTAAGGTTGTAGGATCGCTAAGTTTTTCTGGTTGGTCTAATAAGGTATAACTGTTTGGATAATAAGTTCAGGTACTAAAAAAGTGTTGATCAACATCAACTCCTCAAGTTAAGGGTTTTAAGTAAAAATCCTGATCAGGAAGAGTTTGAAATTGTTGATAAAGTTCACTCTCTGCTTTACGGTTTAAAAAATAGTCGACCGTTGGTGAAGAGGTTTTTCTAATCATTCCTTTTTCTAAACTAATCTTGTTGGTTAAACCTTGACCGACTTTCATTTCTGAACCTTTCCTATTAAAATAAATAAAGTATAAAATAATATTAACTCAATTTTTACAAAGGACTTTGATGATGGGTGAACCACAAATTTGAATTGCGACAACTAATCTTCATAAAATTCAAGAATTTAAAAAGATGTTAGGTGGTTATGAAGTTAAGTCCTTATTAGATTTACCAAATTCCTTAGTAATTGAAGAGAATGGCACGACTTTTTGTGAAAATGCGCTCATTAAAGCTAAAGCTTTAGCTTTAATGATTAATCAACCTTCAATTGGTGATGATAGTGGTCTTCTTGTTGATGGACTTGATGGTTTTCCTGGAGTTTATTCACGAAGATGAGCGTTACCTTTAACTCTTGATACAGAAATTAATGTTAAATTACTAAGATTAATTGATGATAAAGGGTTGAAAACTAAGGCCCAACGCCAAAGTAGGATGGTTAGTTGCTTGGTTTATTATGATCCAATTACCAAGAATGAACAAACTTTTGAAGGTGAATTAGAAGGTTATATTACTTACCAACCTCAGGGTGTTGATGGATTTGGTTATGATCAGGTCTTTGCTTTGAATGATTCTGATTTAACTCTTGCTCAAATCGGAATAGAAAAAAATAGTTTATCATCACGAAGCCAAGCCTTAACAAAATTAATGCAGTGATTAGAAAGTAAGGATAATTAAGCAGAATGCGCAAAATTAACATTGTTTTATTTGAACCAGAGATTGCGCAAAATACCGCGGCAATTATGCGTACTTGTGTTGCTTTTGACATGAATCTTCATGTTATTGAACCCTTGGGTTTTATTCTCAATGAACACAATATGGCGCGAAGTAGTGCTAATGAGTATAAAAAGGTACAACTTTTTCGTTATGATAATTGGGACGACTTTATTACTAAGCATCCTTGCGTTTCGCTTTATTGTTTAACACGTTATGGGAATAAACCCTTGTCAAGTTTTGATTTCACTACGATAAACGACGAAGTTTATTTACTATTTGGTAAGGAATCGACTGGGATTGATAAAGAAATCCTTTATGCCTATCAAGAAACGATGTTTCGAATTCCAATGGTTGAAGCTGCTCGAAGTATCAATTTAGCCAATTGTGTTGGAATTGCTAGTAGTGAAGTCTTGCGACAATGAGACTATTTAAATCTTTGTCAAAGTGAAACTCAACGAGGATCGGACTATATTAATTCTCGAAAATGAGTCAAAGAACAATAAAGGAGGTGATAAAAATGGCAAACGATAAAAATAATTTACCCTACGTGCTAAGTGATCTTGATGGGACGATTTCGCTTATGGATTTTAGTTTTTTAAAAACAACTTTAACTGATATTGCTTCATATCAAAAAGCTAGTGGTAACAAGTTTAGTTTCATTACTGGTCGAAATATGGTGGTAAATAAAGCGGTGATTGAACAATTAAAGATTAAACTTCCGATTGTTTCTTGTAATGGGGCGTTAATTACTGATCATAAGGGTGAGGTCTTGGCTGCTGAATATCTCGATAAACGTACTTGTGTAACGATTTTCCGTGAGGCGGATAATTTTGATTTGGATTTGATTTGTTATACTCCCACTGCAATTGTTGGTACTGCTGATTCTAACCGCATTAAAGCGTGAAATGCTTATAATCAAAAGCAAAAACCTTCACATAAGTTTGAAATTACCATTTTTCCTGATCTTGATGCAATCGCAGACGCGATTGCTGATGAAAGTATTAAACCCTTAGAGTTGGTCTGTGTTGTAGAAAATGATGAAGAACGCAAGGCCATGCAAGCAATCTTTGATAGCTATCAAGATGAAATTAACTATGTTCAATCTGATGCCATGCTTTTTGATGCCTTAAAAAAAGGAATTAATAAGGAGTTTGGTTTGAAGAAGTGAGCAGAATTAATTAATACCGATCCTCAACAAGTGGTTTGTTTTGGTGATAATTATAATGATTTAGAAATGATTAAGTTAGTTGAACACGGTTATGTGGTTGATAATGGGGTCCAAGCTTTAAAAGATTTAGCTTATAAAGTTATTAAATCAGTTGATGAAAACGGGGTTGGTGAACAATTAGAAAGAATTATCAAACATGAGTACGACTAAAAAAATTGCTCTGTTTGGAGGAAGTTTTGATCCAGTTCACACCGATCATTTAAACATCGCTAAAGCTTGTTATTCTGATTTAGGATTTGAAGAAGTTTGATTAATTCCTACTTATCTAAATCCGTTTAAATCTCAACAAAATAGTAGCAATTCTGATCGTTTAGCAATGTTGAACCTTTTAATAAAAGATTATGATTTTTTAAAAATTAACACTCACGAAATTGATCAACCCCACGCTAGTTACACTTATCATACAGTTAAATATTTTTTAGACTTGTACGATGATCAAGATGTGGAATTTGCTTTTATTATGGGTAGTGACCAGTTAGATCGGTTTGAATCTTGAGACCAGTTTGATGAATTGATCCAAATGATTAAGTTTAAGGTTTTTTTAAGAAGTGATGATTATAACCACGAAGTCGTTGATAAATACCACTTAGAGGTTTTTAATTTCAACCGTTTAGGTTTAAGTTCGACTGATATTCGTAATTTAAAACACCTGGATTTACAAGTTCCAGCAATTAATGATTATACTAATTACCATCTGTTATACCTTTCTGAACGTTTAGAAGCGCAAATGGATAACAATCGTTACTTGCATTGTTTAAATGTGGGGCAAATGGCGCACGATTTAGCAACTCACCACCATTTGGATGCTAAAAAAGCCTTAATTGCAGGAACTTTGCATGATGTTGCCAAGCAGTGAGAAAAACCAAAACTCCAGCAATATTTAGCCAAGTGAGCTCCAGATTTACTAACTGAACCCTCACAAGTATGACATAGTTTTGTTGGAGGATTACACTTAAAACACGATTGAATTATGGGTGATGAAGAGATTATCCAAGCAGTCTTTAACCACACAGTGGGTAAACAAAACATGAGTCTTTTAGATAAAATTGTTTTTTGTGCTGATAAAATTTCAAGTGAACGGAATTATGATGGTGTAAAAGAGTTTCGCGAGTTGTGTTTCAAGGATTTAAACCAAGGTTTTAAAACTTTGTTAAAAAACCAATATGATCAGGTAGTGAACAAAAACCAAAACCATGAAGTTGGGGAGAGATTGGCTAAAACTTATCAATATTATATTAAAGAGGGAAAGAATTAGATGAAGATTGTGATTGGAGCGATGGAAGAAGAATTAAACCAGTTTGTGATTGACCTTGAAGCACAACGAGTTGAAGGTTCTTTAATTCCGGAGTTTTATCAACCTGATTTAGACTTAACGATTGCTTGAACTGGGGTAGGGATTAGTAATGCATCATGAGGATTAACTTACCTACTAACGAAGTATCAAGACCAGAAAATTGAATGAATCATTAATGCTGGCACTGCTTGTGGGGTTAATTTAACGCTAAACCAAAATGATGTTGTTTTAGTTAATCATGCCTATTATGCTACTGCTGATGCTACTTCTTTTGGTTATGATTATGGTCAAATTCCTTCAATGAAGAAGTATTACTCTGCTGCTCAAACTTTAATCAAACAAGTTCAAACTTTAATTTTGGATGAAAGCATAGTTTTAGGCAATGGAGCAACAAGTGATATTTTTTTTGTGCAACCACAACAAGTTTGTCAGTATCTTGATAAATTAGCTGAACCGATCGTTGTTGTTGATATGGAATGTGCGAGTTTTTATCAAGTAGCCGATCATTTCAATCACCCAATGATCGCACTTAAAATTATTAGTGACGTTTTGGAAAAAACCAAGGAGAATAGTCAGCAGTTTCACGAGTTTCTGCCAAAAGCTGCGATGAGGTTAAGTTTGATGCTGAGAAACTTTTTAAATATCAGTTAACTTTTTGTTAGAATTAAATTATTGTTATGGGGGTTAATAATGCGAGTTGCAATTTTTGGGACGGTTGGAGCTGGGAAGACTACTTTAATAGAAAATATCCATTCCTTTCTTCCTAACTATGTTACTTTTTGAGAGCCTCTAGAAAAAAATCCTTATTTTTCCCAGCTTTATAGTAATAATAAAGATATTCGTGCAATTACTTATAAAATGGAGATTTGGATGCTTGCTGCGAGAATGAAGCAGTTAAAACAATCTTCTGACCAAAAGGATGTCCTTTTTGATCGGGGAGTTATGGATACAATTATTTTTGCTGATACTAACTACCAGTTAGAAAAACTTGATGCTCGAGATTGACAAGTCTATAGTGACTATTTCCAAATTGCAACAATTCCTTCCTTGTTTAATCATCAAGATCCCGCTTATGATTTGGTGATTTATTTAAAAGTTGATAGTCAGGTGTCAATTGAGCGGATTCGTGCTCGGGGAATTGAAAGTGAACAGAATGTTGATCCGATGTTTTGAAACATTCTGAACCAAACTTATGATAAATGATATGAAAAATTAAAGGATTGTGTACCATTTTTAGTAATTAATGGTAATAATAATGATAGTAAGGTTTTAGCTCAACAAGTGGTTGAAACGATTAAACAACAGCAAAAACAATAAATCATTTTGTCAAAGTGATTTATTGTTTTTTCCTGTTAAGAGGGGAAAATTGAGACATGAAAATTAAAAAATTAGCCGACCAAATAATTGTTCAATTAAGTCAAGAAAATGCTAAAAAATATGATCAGGCAACCAAAACAAGTTATCATGAAATTCTTGGTGATGAGTTGTCAATGAGTTTAGCAGAAGCATTTTTGGCAACCAAGCGAACTTTTCTGGTGAAAGATTATGGTTTTGAAGAACAGATTACTAGTTTAACTGGTAGTGATTTTTTTAATACCTTAAGTTATCTTGAAAAGTTAGCTTGTGAAGAGGTGGCAGATTTATTTGCCAACCAGGAATTAGAAAAGCTTAACGATCACTTTTTATTTATTTTTGAAAATGGTCAAGAAACTTTGTTTAATGCGAAAAATAATCTTAGTGGGGATAATCAGTTAATTGAAATTGACTATCAAAACCTTTTTATTGCTTATTATCAAGATTATTTAGAATTACTTTGTCTTCGTTTGCCAATTTATCTAAGTAAAATTCTTTCAATTTACCAGTCGTTGGCAAATTATGATGATGATCCCGGGTTTTTAATGGAACTTTTAGATGATGAAACTTTTGAATTTTTCAACGATTTAACTTTTAAAGCAACCCGAATTTTGAAGGGTTATTTAAAACAACTCTATGCGAAGTGACCAATGGATGTTGTTAAAATGCGCAAAAAAAACGCTTTTAATAAAAACGCATTTGCTGATTTTGCGACCAATGTTTCACCCCACGATTTTAACCAAATTGTAATTGATAATGTTGAAGATGCTTTGATGGTGTTAGATTTAGCTCCAGGAGCTAGTGTGGCTGAAATTAAAAAAGCTTATCACCAGTTAGCGAAAAACTTTCACCCTGATTTAAATCCTGAAGATCCCGAACGTCAAGCAGCGATTTATTTAATCACGACTGCATACAACTTTTTAAAGCAGTTTTATCAGCAATAGTTACTTAATGAAGAAACTTCCTTTATTTTTGTGACTGGCATATTCTGCAAGATAAACTTTTAAATAGAATAAGAAGAGATAAACTGAAAGAATGATTTCAGTGAAGAAGTTAAAAGTGGTGTTTTCAAAGGCTTTAGGATCTTCAATCTTGAATAAAACTCCGTAGTGTTCATCGATGTTTCGGGCTTCTTTTAAAAACTCACTTCATAAAAAAGAATTTTCATATTGAGTAATGAACGGGTTATATCTTCAATTGTTGAAGGTTACGCGTTTTAACTTGTTTCTGATGATTTTAGAAATGTTTGCGGTTTCATCTTTTTCTAATTCTTCTTCAATTAGGTTATAAAAATAGTCAATATTACTTTCAATATAATGAAGCATTGTTAACCGGTTAAGCAAGGAAAAAACGAAAGTAAACATCGTTTGGAGATCATAATAAGCAGGTTGAGTGGCGTTGACCTGGTTTGCAAAATTCATGTGGTTTTGGTGCTTTTTTAACTTTGATTGGAGATAGTTTCAAGAATACTCAAATTCTAAGTAAGGTGTTCCTTTGATTTGACTAATTAAGGTTTGTGCTAATTCAAAATTGTTTTCATAAAGTTGTTCTTTTAATTGGTCGATTCAAGTAAAGAATTCAAAGTTAGTGTTTTCAGGATTAATGTTTTTTGAAGTATCAAGGGTTTCAAAAGTTTTAAACTTTTCATAAAAGTCATTAAGAATTTTGGGGTCTTTCATCATCATTCCCTCCTGCCGCTAATGACTTGATTATATCGTTAAGTGGTTTTGTTTCAAAGAAAAATTCGAACCAAAAAGTGCGTTTTGTTTGCAAATAATCCCTAAAACAAACCTAATTAATGAGGTGAAACTTCGAACTTAATCGCTTAATTTTAATCACATTTTGTTAAAAGTTGTAGAAAATAGCGGTTTTTTATTTAATTCGTTGTATTTGTAAACAAAACTCCATAAAATATAAGTGTTAATTAGAAATGATTAACACCACAACGATGTTTGAGAAGAGGAAGTAGAGATCTTTTCTTGAACTTGGCAATGAATGAAATAATTAACTAATAACTAAAAACAATCCCATATAACAACGTGTATTTCATATAATTGCTGAATATGAATTTAATTTATGTTAAATTTGTACCCTAAAAGGCAGACTTGGTTTTTCTAAGTCTGCCTTTTTTGCCTTGATAAGAAAAACTTCTGTTGTAAGTGGCTAATTTCAGTTAGAATTAGAATTATTAAGAAGAGAGTAGAAAAAGTTTGATTTATGAAGAAATTTATTAATAAAGTTGATGATATTGTCCCAGAAATGTTAGAAGGTTTGACCTTGGCTTTTCCTGAAATTCTCAAAAGACTGCCAGATTATGAAGTCGTTGTTCGCAGTGAGTTTGATGAAAATAAAGTTAGTTTAATTAGTGGTGGGGGTAGTGGCCATGAGCCAGCTCACGCTGGGTATGTGGGCAAAGGAATGTTAGATGCTGCAATTGCTGGACCAGTGTTTACCTCCCCCACTCCTGATCAAATCCTAGCAGCAATTCAAAATGTTCCTAACAAAAATGGGGTGTTGTTAATTGTTAAAAACTACACTGGGGATGTGATGAATTTTGAAATGGCTGCCCAAATGGCTGCAACAGAAGACATCAAGGTTGAAACTGTGATTGTTGATGAAGATATCGCTTTAAATGATTTAAGTTCAGTTGGAGCTGGTAAGCGCGGACTGGCAGGAACGATTTTTGTTCATAAGATTAGTGGGGCAAAAGCTATGAGTGGAGCTAGTTTAGCAGAGGTGAAAGCAACTGCTCAAAAAGTAGTTGCTAATGTGGCAACTTTTGGAATTGGTCTAAACGGAGCAACAGTTCCTGCTAACCACAAACGCGGCTTTGAATTAAGTGATGGGATTGCTGAAGTGGGATTAGGAATTCATGGTGAACCAGGATTACGTCAAGAACCTATGAAAACTGCTGATGAATTCACTGCAATGATTATGGAAAAAATTATTGATAGTTTAAAACTAACTGCTAATAGCAAGGTCGGATTACTAATCAACGGGTTAGGAGCAACTCCAGAAATGGAATTAGACATCATTGCTAGAAAAGCAATTATGATGTTAAAAGATCTCGAAGTTGAAGTAGTTAAAACTTGGGTTGGTAATTATTTAACTTCAATTGATATGCCTGGAATGAGTATTTCAGTGGTTAAACTTGATGATGAAACTCAACCACTCTTGCTAGCTGGGGCAAATACAATTGGAATGAAGGTGTTTTAAGAATGAATGGTGAACAATTAATTGTAATTTTAGAAAAAATCGATCAAGTAGTGAACGAACAAAAAGATTACTTAAATGATTTGGATCAAGCAATTGGGGATGGAGATCACGGCACTAATGTTGTACGGGGTTTTGATGAAGTCAAAGCGATTATCCCTCAACTTTCTGGGCAAACTCCCAAAAAAATTATGAAACAAGTCGCAATGACTTTAATGAGTAAAATTGGGGGTTCAAGCGGACCGTTATTAGGTACTTTAGCGTTACAAATTAGTCATGCACTCCCTGATGAAGACAACACCCCTTTAAGTGCTTGAGTTACTGGTGTAGCACAAGGGATTGAAGCAATAAAAACGCTTGCTAAAGCTCAAGAGGGTGATAAAACTCTTCTTGATGCTCTTGCTCCAGCTTTGATAGCTTTACAAGCAAATGATGATGAAGCCACAGCTTTTGCGCAAGCTGCTGCTGCAGCTAAAAAGGGTAGTGATGATACTGTTGATTTAGAAGCTAAAAAGGGAAGAGCTTCTTATTTAGGAGCCCGTAGCATCGGTCATATTGATCCAGGAAGTGTCACAATTAGTTTGATTTTTGCCACAATTAGTCTGGTTATGAATAATGGTTAGTATCCTGGTAATTTCACATTCTTATCACGTGGCTAAAAGTGTGGTGGAATTACTTGGTGAGATGAAAAGTGAACCGTTTAAATTTGATTATTTAGGCGGAATTGAAGACCACCAAGCTTTTGGTACTGATGTTTTAGCAATTAAAAACAAAATCAAAGCAATCGATGAAGGTGATGGGGTGTTAATCATTGCTGATATGGGTTCTTCAATTATGAATAGTCAAATGGTGTTAACAATGTTAGATGAATCGTTAGCTAAGAGGGTAAAAATTGCTAACGCTCCATTTTTTGAAGCAATCTTGGCAAGTGTTGTTGCCAATCAACCCCAAATGAGTGTTGATGAATTGTTAATGGTTGCCCAAAGTACTTTGAACCAAAAGAAGTTTTAAATAACTGTCTAATATTGAAAAAACATTGCAAAAGAGCAATGTTTTTTTCTTTTTAACCAAGTTCTTGATTATTTCAAATCGTTTACTTGCTATCTTGTTAATTGTCTGTAAAATTTGTTAACAAAATAGGGTAAAAACAAGAGAGAAATAGGTTAATGGGCAAAGATTATTTAGAACTGTTAAATAATTTAACACGTAAAGAAGAAAATAAACAAAGTACGAAAGTAGATGTAGTTGATGTCGACAACGAATGGATTATCAACCAGTTTAGTAGTCAGCTAAGAGCAGAGTTTGACCAAATCACCTTCAATAGTTTAGCTGAAAAGTTAGACTATTTAAACAAGCGTTTTAATTATCAGTTTAATGCAGAAGTGGTCGTTAACAAACACCAAAATACTACTGTGATTCCTGAGTTGAGTAAAAACTTGAGTATGAACGAACTGATTACAAGCAGGCTGTATCATCATTTACACCAGAATGCCCAAACTGCTGATGAGATTTATTTAATTAGTCCCTTCATTTCTCAACCAACAGTGAACAAACTGCGGAGTTTGTTAGAAAATGATGCAGCAATTAGTCTAAAAATTATCACTACTACTTATGATGGTAATTCTTCACATTTAGAGTTACGCGGATTACAAAGGTTATACCAAGATTATCCTTCAAGAGTGGCAATCAGGATTGAAAACCTCACTTCATCAAGTCAAGAAAGGTTACACATCAAGAATTATTTCTTTAAACGTAATCATAGTTTTTCAACTGCTTTTATTGGTTCAAGTAATTTAACTTATACTGGTGTGGTCACAGGGAAAGAGTATAACTTAAAGATTTCTGAATTTCGGGAACCATCGTTG
Coding sequences within:
- a CDS encoding phosphotransferase family protein; protein product: MKVGQGLTNKISLEKGMIRKTSSPTVDYFLNRKAESELYQQFQTLPDQDFYLKPLTWGVDVDQHFFSTWTYYPNSYTLLDQPEKLSDPTTLTAMIKIIEAYHHLEVEMPFFEAREYLNKFVTKIQNPLVDLSSYQTKLDQIITRWYEPEFKVCLSHNDMVPGNFLFVDDQLKLIDFEYSCFNLALFDYAGVISETLPSNQIKAFVDLLGLSDKEKTKLKDLVFYAYLLWINWATYMYEKMHQPVYQEIVQLMNQKLQNFAKLPF
- the rdgB gene encoding RdgB/HAM1 family non-canonical purine NTP pyrophosphatase, translated to MMGEPQIWIATTNLHKIQEFKKMLGGYEVKSLLDLPNSLVIEENGTTFCENALIKAKALALMINQPSIGDDSGLLVDGLDGFPGVYSRRWALPLTLDTEINVKLLRLIDDKGLKTKAQRQSRMVSCLVYYDPITKNEQTFEGELEGYITYQPQGVDGFGYDQVFALNDSDLTLAQIGIEKNSLSSRSQALTKLMQWLESKDN
- a CDS encoding tRNA (cytidine(34)-2'-O)-methyltransferase, producing MRKINIVLFEPEIAQNTAAIMRTCVAFDMNLHVIEPLGFILNEHNMARSSANEYKKVQLFRYDNWDDFITKHPCVSLYCLTRYGNKPLSSFDFTTINDEVYLLFGKESTGIDKEILYAYQETMFRIPMVEAARSINLANCVGIASSEVLRQWDYLNLCQSETQRGSDYINSRKWVKEQ
- a CDS encoding Cof-type HAD-IIB family hydrolase produces the protein MANDKNNLPYVLSDLDGTISLMDFSFLKTTLTDIASYQKASGNKFSFITGRNMVVNKAVIEQLKIKLPIVSCNGALITDHKGEVLAAEYLDKRTCVTIFREADNFDLDLICYTPTAIVGTADSNRIKAWNAYNQKQKPSHKFEITIFPDLDAIADAIADESIKPLELVCVVENDEERKAMQAIFDSYQDEINYVQSDAMLFDALKKGINKEFGLKKWAELINTDPQQVVCFGDNYNDLEMIKLVEHGYVVDNGVQALKDLAYKVIKSVDENGVGEQLERIIKHEYD
- a CDS encoding nicotinate-nucleotide adenylyltransferase is translated as MSTTKKIALFGGSFDPVHTDHLNIAKACYSDLGFEEVWLIPTYLNPFKSQQNSSNSDRLAMLNLLIKDYDFLKINTHEIDQPHASYTYHTVKYFLDLYDDQDVEFAFIMGSDQLDRFESWDQFDELIQMIKFKVFLRSDDYNHEVVDKYHLEVFNFNRLGLSSTDIRNLKHLDLQVPAINDYTNYHLLYLSERLEAQMDNNRYLHCLNVGQMAHDLATHHHLDAKKALIAGTLHDVAKQWEKPKLQQYLAKWAPDLLTEPSQVWHSFVGGLHLKHDWIMGDEEIIQAVFNHTVGKQNMSLLDKIVFCADKISSERNYDGVKEFRELCFKDLNQGFKTLLKNQYDQVVNKNQNHEVGERLAKTYQYYIKEGKN
- the mtnN gene encoding 5'-methylthioadenosine/S-adenosylhomocysteine nucleosidase translates to MKIVIGAMEEELNQFVIDLEAQRVEGSLIPEFYQPDLDLTIAWTGVGISNASWGLTYLLTKYQDQKIEWIINAGTACGVNLTLNQNDVVLVNHAYYATADATSFGYDYGQIPSMKKYYSAAQTLIKQVQTLILDESIVLGNGATSDIFFVQPQQVCQYLDKLAEPIVVVDMECASFYQVADHFNHPMIALKIISDVLEKTKENSQQFHEFLPKAAMRLSLMLRNFLNIS
- a CDS encoding deoxynucleoside kinase — protein: MRVAIFGTVGAGKTTLIENIHSFLPNYVTFWEPLEKNPYFSQLYSNNKDIRAITYKMEIWMLAARMKQLKQSSDQKDVLFDRGVMDTIIFADTNYQLEKLDARDWQVYSDYFQIATIPSLFNHQDPAYDLVIYLKVDSQVSIERIRARGIESEQNVDPMFWNILNQTYDKWYEKLKDCVPFLVINGNNNDSKVLAQQVVETIKQQQKQ
- a CDS encoding J domain-containing protein, which translates into the protein MKIKKLADQIIVQLSQENAKKYDQATKTSYHEILGDELSMSLAEAFLATKRTFLVKDYGFEEQITSLTGSDFFNTLSYLEKLACEEVADLFANQELEKLNDHFLFIFENGQETLFNAKNNLSGDNQLIEIDYQNLFIAYYQDYLELLCLRLPIYLSKILSIYQSLANYDDDPGFLMELLDDETFEFFNDLTFKATRILKGYLKQLYAKWPMDVVKMRKKNAFNKNAFADFATNVSPHDFNQIVIDNVEDALMVLDLAPGASVAEIKKAYHQLAKNFHPDLNPEDPERQAAIYLITTAYNFLKQFYQQ
- the dhaK gene encoding dihydroxyacetone kinase subunit DhaK translates to MKKFINKVDDIVPEMLEGLTLAFPEILKRLPDYEVVVRSEFDENKVSLISGGGSGHEPAHAGYVGKGMLDAAIAGPVFTSPTPDQILAAIQNVPNKNGVLLIVKNYTGDVMNFEMAAQMAATEDIKVETVIVDEDIALNDLSSVGAGKRGLAGTIFVHKISGAKAMSGASLAEVKATAQKVVANVATFGIGLNGATVPANHKRGFELSDGIAEVGLGIHGEPGLRQEPMKTADEFTAMIMEKIIDSLKLTANSKVGLLINGLGATPEMELDIIARKAIMMLKDLEVEVVKTWVGNYLTSIDMPGMSISVVKLDDETQPLLLAGANTIGMKVF
- the dhaL gene encoding dihydroxyacetone kinase subunit DhaL, whose translation is MNGEQLIVILEKIDQVVNEQKDYLNDLDQAIGDGDHGTNVVRGFDEVKAIIPQLSGQTPKKIMKQVAMTLMSKIGGSSGPLLGTLALQISHALPDEDNTPLSAWVTGVAQGIEAIKTLAKAQEGDKTLLDALAPALIALQANDDEATAFAQAAAAAKKGSDDTVDLEAKKGRASYLGARSIGHIDPGSVTISLIFATISLVMNNG
- the dhaM gene encoding dihydroxyacetone kinase phosphoryl donor subunit DhaM; the encoded protein is MVSILVISHSYHVAKSVVELLGEMKSEPFKFDYLGGIEDHQAFGTDVLAIKNKIKAIDEGDGVLIIADMGSSIMNSQMVLTMLDESLAKRVKIANAPFFEAILASVVANQPQMSVDELLMVAQSTLNQKKF